Proteins from one Elgaria multicarinata webbii isolate HBS135686 ecotype San Diego chromosome 3, rElgMul1.1.pri, whole genome shotgun sequence genomic window:
- the LOC134396602 gene encoding D-beta-hydroxybutyrate dehydrogenase, mitochondrial-like: MATILAAACNSRSLAQLFVKAPHLRDTSIGLRPLPGFFFSALSLRGQRSYGTKVDTGERSVVVTGCDSGFGFTIAKHLYEKGFIIYAGCLQKEQGQGGYKDLDDLKSDRMRTMQLNVCNKEDVERAVDYVTASLKNPQAGVWGLVNNAGISTFGEVEFTSMDTYKEVAEVNLWGTVRMTKAFLPLIRRAEGRVVNIASMMGRMASPARSPYCITKFGVEAFSDCLRYEMHSHNVNVCIVEPGNFIAGTSLYSPERIKAIANKMWDDLPEIVRNDYGRKYFDEQVAKMESYCSSGSSDISPVVDSITHALTATSPYTRYHPMDYYWWLRMQVMTHLPAAISDRLYIY, translated from the coding sequence ATGGCAACCATCCTAGCTGCTGCCTGCAACTCCCGGTCTCTTGCCCAGCTGTTTGTAAAAGCTCCACACCTCAGAGATACCTCCATCggccttaggccccttccaggattttttttctctgcCTTGAGCCTGAGGGGCCAGCGCTCCTATGGAACAAAAGTAGATACTGGCGAGCGGTCTGTAGTGGTCACTGGTTGTGACTCTGGCTTTGGCTTCACCATTGCCAAGCACCTGTATGAAAAGGGCTTCATCATTTATGCTGGCTGCCTGCAGAAGGAGCAAGGCCAGGGAGGCTACAAGGACCTTGATGACCTGAAGAGTGACCGTATGAGAACCATGCAGCTCAACGTCTGCAACAAAGAGGATGTGGAGCGTGCTGTGGACTATGTGACTGCCTCCTTGAAGAACCCGCAGGCTGGAGTTTGGGGTCTGGTCAACAATGCCGGGATCTCAACCTTTGGGGAGGTTGAATTCACCAGCATGGATACCTACAAAGAAGTGGCTGAAGTGAATCTGTGGGGGACCGTCCGCATGACCAAGGCCTTCCTGCCTCTCATCCGTCGAGCCGAAGGCCGTGTTGTGAACATAGCCAGCATGATGGGGCGGATGGCAAGCCCCGCTCGCTCCCCCTACTGTATCACCAAGTTTGGGGTGGAAGCCTTCTCCGACTGCCTACGCTATGAGATGCACTCCCACAATGTGAACGTCTGCATTGTGGAGCCTGGGAATTTCATTGCTGGCACCAGCCTGTACAGCCCCGAGCGCATTAAAGCCATTGCCAACAAGATGTGGGACGACCTGCCCGAAATTGTGCGCAATGACTATGGACGGAAGTATTTTGATGAGCAGGTCGCCAAAATGGAGTCATACTGCAGCAGCGGCTCCTCAGATATTTCCCCCGTTGTCGACAGCATTACCCACGCTCTGACCGCTACTTCGCCCTACACCCGGTACCATCCCATGGACTATTATTGGTGGTTGCGCATGCAGGTCATGACCCACTTGCCGGCTGCTATTTCAGATCGCCTCTACATTTATTGA